CTTCGGCCCGAAGCCAAGACCGAGGCCGGCCAGCGCGAGGCACAACAGCGCTTGCTTGCTTTTCATAGATTACGGCTAAGGGAATGGGCGGCCGGGCAGTTGTCCCGGTCAGCTCCGGAAATATTTATTTCAATTCGAGCACCACCACCGACTTGGCCGGCAGCTCCACGCTTAGCTTGTCGCCGCGTTTTTTGGCGCCGTTGAAAGCGGCCAACGTCACCGTGTTGGGCTTCTCAAACGTGTTGTAATCGTTTATTTTGGCCGACGTCAGCACGCGGCCGGTCACCGTTTTCCAGGTCACGCCGGCCAGGGCCGTTTCTAGCTTGAGGGTTTTGTTGGGGTCCAGGTTTACCAAGGAGATGTGCACGGCGCCATTCTTGTCCTTCGAGGCCGAGGCATTCAGGGCCGGGATTTTTTCGTTGCCAAACGCGTAGTCCGGGCTGCTGAACTGCAACGGCAGGTACTGCGCGTCCTGGTGCACCTGGTAGAGGTCGAACACGTGGTAGGTGGGCGTGAGGAGCATCTTGTCGCCTTCGGTGAGGATGACGGCTTGCAGCACGTTCACGGCCTGGGCGAGGTTGGCGCCGCGCACCCGGTCGCAGTGGTTGTTGAAGATGTTGAGCGTGGTGCCGGCTACAAGGGCGTCGCGCAGGGAGTTTTGCTGGTACAGGAAGCCGGGGTTGGTGCCGGGCTCCACGTCGGTCCACACGCCCCACTCGTCTACCAGCAGCGCTATCTCCTTGTCCTTGTCGTACTTGTCCATGATGGCGGCGTGTTTGCTTACCACGGCTTCCATTTTCAGGCAGTTGCGCAGGGTGCTGAAGTACCGGTCCTCGCCAAAGCCGGTGGCCTTGCCTTTGCTGCCGCTCCAGCTGCCGGTGGGCAGCGTGTACTGGTGCAGGGTGAGGCCCCACATCTGGTTGAGCGGGATGTTTTTCATGCACGTCTCGGTCCAATGGGCGTCGTCGCCGTTGGCGCCGCTCACAATGCGTTTGAGCGGGGTGCCGGGGTAGTTGTGGGCGAAGGTGGCGTAGCGCTTGTACACGTCGGTGTAGTACTCGGCCGTCATGTTGCCGCCGCAGCCCCAGCTCTCGTTGCCGATGCCCCACCAGCTCACTTTGTAGGGCTCGGGGTGGCCGTTTTTGCGGCGCTCGAGCACCATGGGCGTGTCCTCGTTGGAGTTGAGGTACTCCATCCAGTTGCTCATTTCCTGCACCGTGCCGCTGCCCACGTTGGCCGCGAGGTAAGGCTCGGTGCCAAGCAGGTTGCACAGTTCCAGGAATTCGTGCGTGCCGAAGCTGTTATCTTCGAGCGTATTGCCCCACCACAAATTCAGCATCTTGGGGCGCTGAGCAGTAGGGCCCACGCCGTCGTGCCAGTGGTAGGTATCGGCAAAACAGCCGCCGGGCCAGCGCAGGTTGGGCACTTTGATTTTCTTGAGCGCCTCCACAATGTCCATGCGGATGCGGCCTTGCTGCGGGGCTTTGGAGTCTTTATCAGCCCAAAAGCCGCCGTAGATGCAGCGGCCCAGGTGCTCGGCAAAGTGCCCGTAGATGTGCTTGCTGATTTGCCGCTTGGGGTCGCCGGGCTGCACGGTCATTAGCACGGGTTGGCTTGCCCCTCCCTTCGATTGAGCGGAGGATGCAAGCGGTAGGGCCAGGCCCAGAGCAGCTACCGCCGCCAAGCGTTGAGTCAGATTCATGCGTGTCGTCGGGTTCGGAAAGGGTAGTGAGCATGGTCTGCCAGTCAGCGCAAAAGCCGCTGCCGACGGCAAAACGGCGTTCCGGCCCGCAAGCACCTGACTTGCGTGAAGCGTGGCCCGCTCACCAACAGGCCTGCCTTCGTGCCGGAACGCCGGAGCCGCCTCCGGCCACGAGCTCACGCGAGCCCGCCGCCATCGGCAAAACGTCCCCAACCAGTCGCCTTGTTATTCCCACCACGTAGCGGTCGGCCGGTTCCGTTTTTCTTGGCAGGCCGCCGCGCACTGCGCGGCGGCCTGTTCTCTTAGATGTACTGGTTGATAATGGCTTCCAGCCACTCCTGCTTGCCGCTGCGGGGCGTGGGTTCGCCGCTCTTGTGGGCAATGGTGCGCAGGTCTTCCAGGGTAAGGCCGCCGCGCTCGAACTCAGCACCCTGGCCGGAATCAAACGAGGCGTACCGCTCCTGGCGAAACTTGCGGTAGGGCGACTTCTCCAGAATGTCGTTGGCCACCACCAAGGCGCGGGCGAAGGTGTCCATGCCGGCGATGTGGGCAATGAAAATGTCCTCCAAATCCGTAGAGTTGCGGCGGGTTTTGGCGTCGAAGTTGATGCCGCCGTGCTGGAAGCCGCCGTGCTCCAGGATGATGAGCATGCTCTCGGTCAGCTCGTTCAGGTTGTTGGGGAACTGGTCGGTGTCCCAGCCGTTCTGGTAGTCGCCGCGGTTGGCGTCCATCGAGCCCAGCATGTTGGCATCGGCGGCCACCTGCAGCTCGTGCTGGAAGGTGTGGCCGGCCAGCGTGGCGTGGTTCACTTCCAGGTTCAGCATGAAGTCGTTCTCCAGGCCGTGCTCCTTGAGGAAGCCGATGACGGTGGCCGCATCGAAGTCGTACTGGTGCTTGGTGGGCTCGGCCGGCTTGGGCTCGATGAAGAATTTGCCCGTGAAGCCCTGCTGGCGGGCGTAATCGCGGGCCATGGTCAGGAAGCGGCCCATGTGGGCTTGCTCGCGCTTCATGTCGGTGTTGAGCAGGGTCATGTAGCCCTCGCGGCCGCCCCAGAACACATAGTTCTCGCCGCCCAGCGCAATGGTCGCGTCGATGGCGTTTTTCACCTGGGTGGCGGCGTGGGCCACCACTTGGAAGTCGGGGTTGGTGCTGGCGCCGTTCATGTAGCGCGGGTTCGAAAACACGTTGGCCGTGCCCCACAGCAGCTTCACGCCGGTTTCGGCCTGGTGCTGCTTGGCGTAGTCCACAATGGTGGCCAGGTTGCGCTCGTACTCGGCCAGCGAGTTGCCTTCGTCCACGAGGTCAATGTCGTGGAAGCAGTAGTACGGCGTGCCCAGCTTGGTGAAAAACTCAAAAGCGGCGTCCATCTTGTCCTTGGCGCGGCC
This DNA window, taken from Hymenobacter sp. 5317J-9, encodes the following:
- the xylA gene encoding xylose isomerase, with translation MSSNTLSKTEFFTGIDTIRFEGRESDNPLSFKWYDENRVVAGKTMKEHLRFAVSYWHTFTGTGGDPFGPGTKQFAWDSHHEIIGRAKDKMDAAFEFFTKLGTPYYCFHDIDLVDEGNSLAEYERNLATIVDYAKQHQAETGVKLLWGTANVFSNPRYMNGASTNPDFQVVAHAATQVKNAIDATIALGGENYVFWGGREGYMTLLNTDMKREQAHMGRFLTMARDYARQQGFTGKFFIEPKPAEPTKHQYDFDAATVIGFLKEHGLENDFMLNLEVNHATLAGHTFQHELQVAADANMLGSMDANRGDYQNGWDTDQFPNNLNELTESMLIILEHGGFQHGGINFDAKTRRNSTDLEDIFIAHIAGMDTFARALVVANDILEKSPYRKFRQERYASFDSGQGAEFERGGLTLEDLRTIAHKSGEPTPRSGKQEWLEAIINQYI
- a CDS encoding alpha-L-arabinofuranosidase C-terminal domain-containing protein, which translates into the protein MTVQPGDPKRQISKHIYGHFAEHLGRCIYGGFWADKDSKAPQQGRIRMDIVEALKKIKVPNLRWPGGCFADTYHWHDGVGPTAQRPKMLNLWWGNTLEDNSFGTHEFLELCNLLGTEPYLAANVGSGTVQEMSNWMEYLNSNEDTPMVLERRKNGHPEPYKVSWWGIGNESWGCGGNMTAEYYTDVYKRYATFAHNYPGTPLKRIVSGANGDDAHWTETCMKNIPLNQMWGLTLHQYTLPTGSWSGSKGKATGFGEDRYFSTLRNCLKMEAVVSKHAAIMDKYDKDKEIALLVDEWGVWTDVEPGTNPGFLYQQNSLRDALVAGTTLNIFNNHCDRVRGANLAQAVNVLQAVILTEGDKMLLTPTYHVFDLYQVHQDAQYLPLQFSSPDYAFGNEKIPALNASASKDKNGAVHISLVNLDPNKTLKLETALAGVTWKTVTGRVLTSAKINDYNTFEKPNTVTLAAFNGAKKRGDKLSVELPAKSVVVLELK